From Centroberyx gerrardi isolate f3 chromosome 15, fCenGer3.hap1.cur.20231027, whole genome shotgun sequence:
AAGCAATTAAGCCACTCAACGTGGACACATGAACTGTTCTAAAAATGACTGCAATGCATATCTTcttgtggcttattgcttacATTCATTATATGACCAAGTATGAGGCCAGCGATAGAGTGTCCTACTTATTTAGGGCAGATGTGAAGACCACTGCTCCCTAAGCCATCACTGTTGATTTCCACCACAACAGGTCAGTCACATCACAGTTTATAACCAATCATCTCAATAATCTGAGTTGTATTTAGACCCTGTTTGGCTCATCAGCCTGTGGTGGTCCCAAATGTTCCTCGTGAATATTTAATATGCATTCATTTAATATCAACTgatacagaaagaaaaatattgccTTTATCCTCTGTACAGGTTACAGCCAGTTTGCGAGGGTATattgaacgcagcattagagGAGCACATACGGGAACTTTGTACACTCAGACTTGCCAAGTTTGTAGGAAACCCCCTTTTAGGGATTTTAGTTTTTGGAAGGTTGTTGGTTACCCTCATCTATTTATTTGTAGCCATTAACATAAACACGTAATTAAAGGATTATTCAGTACAATCTCATAATCTCACAATTAGATACATTTTAACTTTAAATATACAGAGAGGAGGATACGGgcattcatttaaaatgtatctaatatgtatctctctctctctctctctctctctctctctctctctctctctctctctctctctctctcatctatctatctatctatctatctatctatctatctatctatctagagagagagagagagagagagagagagagagagagagagagaggcctatGTTGTAATATGCTGTTATTTAAAGCTTGATCCAATGATCTCTGGGAAAATTGGATTGTGTTgttacagcagcagagaggatataaataagaatagaaatATGTACAGAGCATCTTCGATGACAGATGTACAGGTTTGAAGCTGATGTGCAAATCCTACATCATTAAATGTTCAGATTATCTGGTATACAGATGGAAGAACATATGTATAGAATGGTGCATGTGCACAAATATGCATTGTTAGATGTTCACATTATCAAAAACTACAGTTAAGTAATCAATAgaaattcaactttatttgtgGTTGGGATATAGACATAATTTTTCGCATACACAGTGTTGATCATGTTCATCATGTCAGAAGAAGTTCATAGCCTTGATATGATGGTTGTTAGACACCTTGAAAGGGGGATAACATGTGACGCATTTGGCAACCCTAACTAGGCCGCTCACGAGGTTTTCCCTTTCTCAGCACCGTGGTGAAGCGGACCAGAGCCTGGCTCGGATGGACTGGTGAAATTTATCAAATTCACCAAAGTCAGCCAATCTTTCGTGTCACTATTAAGCCACCGAAATGCCGGCATATTTTCAACGCCCAGAGAATGCTCTCAAACGAGCGAACGGTGAGTACAACCGCACCTTTTTTAGAGATGTCAAGCTTGTGGCGAGCTATCAGGCATGCAAGCTAACTAGTTAGCTAGGTAGCCTTTGGTTGCCTCATCATCATTATGCTGCAGTGTAGCTAGACTGGCTAACGGCTAGTGCTAGCTGGAATGGCGGGGAAGCCATATTGCACAGTTAGCAGTTAGCTTGCTACCTAGGCCGTTCTCGTGGTAGTGGTCCAGCAACACGACTATTTGTATAACGTCAGTAACATTTTCCCAATTAATTGAGATGTATAATAGACCATCGTTAACGGTCTTGGTAGCTTTCTGTTGACAATGTATACTAGTTGTCAAGGTGTAAGATAGTAAATTTTCTACACAGGTAACGTTAATGCTAACGTAACGTTAACAGCCACTGACGGGCCTAACTAACGCTACGTCAGTCAAACGCGGATTCAGCTAATAGTAATGTTTTGAGGTATTGTAAAGTGGTGTTACTTTTTGAGATTCTATTAGGGTTTTTGAGTTGTTACCTTTGTCTAGTTAATTATTGACCTGTTTATTGTGGGATGTGAGCTCATTGTCCGCGTCTGCTAATGTCCCTACAGAGTTTCTGGAGGTGGGCAAGAAGCAGCCTGCCTTGGATGTTTTGTACGATGTCATCAAGAGCAAGAAACATCGAACATGGCAGAAGATCCACGAGCCCATCATGCTCAAGTACCTGGAGCTCTGCGTGGATCTCCGCAAGAGCCACCTGGCCAAGGAGGGCCTCTACCAGTACAAGAACATATGCCAGCAGGTCTGTGAGAAAACACTCCTGTTTTTGTGCCGATCAGGTGGTTGTTTACTCTTTAGCCCCCTGGAGATCAAACTTAACCTCTGCCTTTTCTTTTAGGTGAACATCAAATCCCTGGAGGATGTGGTCAGGGCATACTTGAAGCTGGCTGAGGAGAAGACCGAGACGGCCAAGGAGGAGTCCCAGCAGATGGTCCTGGACATAGAGGATCTGGATAACATCCAGACTCCAGAGAGGTGAGGCTGCAGAAATCAGGCTTCTGGTTTGCACTTAAATCATTGTAATGCTTCAAGTAATATGGCCATCCCTGTTGTTGAATCACCCTTAACTCGATTCAAACAGACATTTTCATGTAGTTGGATGCCAATGATGCATCTGCTTATGTATAGTGCAGCTGATTCTGAACTGATGAATGCTCCATCACATAGTGAGGATATAAGATGGTTAGAAGCAATGAGGTAAATTGCTTCTGATGGGTTATTGACACTGACACTCTTGTTATGTGACTTCAGTGTGCTCCTGAGTGCTGTGAGTGGAGAGGACACTCAGGACCGCACAGATCGTCTGCTGCTCACTCCTTGGGTGAAGTTCCTGTGGGAGTCCTACCGCCAATGCCTGGACCTGCTGCGAAACAACTCCAAGGTGGAGCGCCTCTACCATGACATTGCCCAGCAAGGTAGTGACACACATTGAATAGGCCAACCTGAAATACTCTTTCTATGTGTTTCACCTGTTTTTGTCTGGACTTCaggtgtgggttttttttaaggcCACACAAAAGTTGCTAACAATAAAATAGTCAAACATAAGTTGTATTTCTACAGGGGAATTCATATTTTCAAGTTCAGTTTCTGACCTAATTTATGCTGTAACTCATTTTGTCTCATAAAGTCTAAAGCTTAAATCaaagaaagatgtcaaccaactTTTTCCTTGGGAAAATACACACAATTAGTTTAGTGGTAAAAACTTCTAcaaacttcttcttctacattaCTAAATTTTTAGCTTAATATACTTTGAAGCAAGAGTCATTgagcatatacatacataataaacaaatatgctcaatatatatgtatatgtatgttttgcatAATATTTTGATTCACAGGTAAACTATGCAGTAAATTTTgaaattaatacattttgagAGTCACTTCCTAAACACCTCATTAACATGCGGTCCTATGCTCTGCAGCGTTCAAGTTCTGCCTTCAGTACACCCGTAAGGCTGAGTTTCGTAAGCTGTGCGACAACCTGCGTATGCACCTGGGCCAGATCCAGCGCCACCACAACCAGAGCACCGCCATCAACCTGAACAACCCCGAGAGCCAGTCAATGCACTTGGAGACCCGTCTGGTGCAGCTGGACAGTGCCATAAGTATGGAGCTCTGGCAGGTCGGTCAACCTAACCGTATATCCCTCAACATCCTCCCTACGATACCCATGCAGTTATCATTGGACGATTATGTCACTGATGCAGTATTATTTGATTTGTCTCTCTCCAGGAAGCGTTCAAGGCTGTCGAGGACATCCACGGCCTGTTTGCCCTTTCCAAGAAGCCTCCCAAACCCCAGCTGATGGCCAACTACTACAACAAGGTGTCCACTGTGTTCTGGAAGTCTGGTAATGCTCTTTTCCATGCCTGCACCCTCCACCGGCTCTATCACCTCTCCAGGGAGATGCGCAAGAACCTCACTCAAGAGGAGATGCAGAGGTAAGTTATTCATTAGCAGTCTGTGGAGCAGTACATGACTTTTTGCTGTGGTATAGACCAGACTGGTAGTAACGgttgctttctttcttcaggATGTCCACCAGGGTCCTCCTGGCCACACTGTCCATTCCCATCACCCCTGAACGCACCGATATTGCTCGGCTGTTGGACATGGACGGCATCATTGTGGAGAAACACCGCAGGCTGGCCACCCTTCTGGGCCTGCAGTCTCCACCGACCCGCCAGAGTCTCATCAATGACATGGTACATTATGCACATCAAAGAAATGAGCTTTGTGAATTGTGTTAATTATGAATAATGTCCTTgatcatatttttttcaaatcacCAACGCCAAAGATTCTTTCCGTTTGCTTCTGTAAACACAGACTCGGTTCCTGTTGGGACTTTGGCATTGACTTTTCATCATGACCTTCTAAAATTAGCTGTCTGTAATCCTTTGCTTCAGGGTGTATAACGGAATTGTTTGTTCTATTGATTGCATTTTAGGTGAGATTTAATTTGCTGCAGTACATTGTACCTGAAGTGAAAGAACTGTACAACTGGCTGGAGGTAGACTTCCACCCTCTGAAGCTGAGCGGAAGAGTGACCAAGGTAAACAAGTTGGCAACACGGAAATTGTGTAAAAAGGGGAAAAACTATTCATCTCTACACTTCTTCGATTGTGCAATTTATTTTATGGTCATTGAACATATCATTGACAGAAGAAATGCAGAGTTGAATCGTTTCTCTTGAGTTTATTTTTACCTAGATTTGAATTTTGGAGTTTAATGTCCTGCACCACATTATGGGACACAGTAGTGTGTTGTCTGATGTTATCTGTCCTGTTAGTACTATAATTATGTATATGTAAGGAATGGTCATTTCCCAACTATCCCAACTTGTGGTATTAACCCATCTtccaccttctctcctcctagGTGCTGAACTGGGTGAGAGACCAGGCTGAGAAGGAGTCTGATCTCCAGCAGTACGTCCCTCACCTGCAGAGTAACACCATCCTCCGGCTCTTGCAGCAGGTGACTTCTCTTTAATCTTTTTCATTCCCCCTAAGAGAAAATTGCTACAAGTCCCATCCCATCTTCACTGTAACGGGAGTAATATCTGTCTGATTTTGCTGCATCCACAATTTTAGGTTGCCCAGATCTATCAAAGCATCGAATTCAGCCGCCTGGCCTCCCTGGTTCCATTCGTGGATGCCTTCCAGCTGGAGCGCTCCATCGTGGATGCTGCCCGACACTGTGATCTGCAGGTAGGGTCACGTTTCTGGAGAGAAATTGTGCATTCAACATTTAGGGTTCACTATTGATACCACTTACAAACCACTTTCATTGCAATCATTCACAATACAGCTatgatttttccatttgcttATTGAGTGTGGATAACACTTTTTTAATCAGTCACCAAAACCCATTACAGTCACTTGCATTGATAATTCTGAGATATTCCCACATTATATAAGCACTACATCTTATGTTAAGACTTAGTATTTCTCTCGTACTGTTTTACACATTTGTAACTAtgttctattttcttctgtagGTTCGAATTGACCACAGCTCTCGAACATTGAGTTTTGGTTCTGACCTGAACTACTCGACCAAAGAAGACTCTCCGGTTGGTCCGTTCCTGCAGAACATGCCCTCGGAGCAGATCAGGAACCAGCTGACTGCAATGTCCTCCTCTTTGGCCAAAGCCATCCAGGTCATCAAGCCTGCCTCCATCCTGGTGAGTTCATCCTTCTACTGAGAGCtcgaaaacagacacacagacaccagaGGCATCTGGTCAGGCAACTGCAGGCGCCCAATGAGAAACCAAAATTGGTTCAGAATGTCTGGCTTGTCTtgtgaaagaagagaaaatggcTTGTTCTCGGAAATGGTTTTGTGGCTATGGGAAGAAACAAAATAACCTGTGCAGGACTCCCTTTTAAACACAAGCCaatatatacacaaatacagactTTTTACATACACATAGCTTGAATACTAACAGACACATCTCTTTTTGTTCAGTACTGTGTCTCATGTTGCCATGGTTCATTCTCCATTTCTGAGCTGCAATTTGGCCTCATTTGTCCCTTTCCAGCAAGAGCGTGAGGAGCAGAGCCAGCTGGCCATCGCTGCCTATCTGAAAAATGCCCGCAAGGATCACCAGCGCATCCTGGCTCGTAGACAGACCATTGAAGAGCGCAAGGAGCGCCTGGAGAGCCTGAACATCCAGCGAGagaaggaggagctggagcaACGCGAGGCAGAGATGCAGAAAGTTCGCAAGGCTGAGGAGGAGCGCTTGCGCCAGGAAgccaaagagagggagaaggagcgCATCATGCAGGAGCATGAGCAGATCAAGAAGAAGACCGTGCGCGAACGGCTGGAGCAGATCAAGAAGACTGAACTTGGAGCCAAGGCCTTCAAGGATATTGATATTGAGGTAAATGTCTTAATAGTCAACTGGGTAGAATTATTCAAAATAATCAGGTAGAAGGTTACGCTGCTGAAATGGGTCAATGTAACCAAACTTCGAAAGGTGAGACTAACAGATCTGTTTTGGACAGgacctggaggagctggacccTGACTTCATCATGGCCAAACAGGTGGAGCagttggagaaggagaagaaggaactTCAGGAGCGTCTGAAGAACCAGGAGAAGAAGGTAACAGAGCGACGCATCACTTATGAATCACTGTAAATAACCACCACCCATGTGGATTGGGCAGTCAATTTTGTGGTTTGCTCTTTGCAGATTGACTACTTTGAGAGGGCCAAACGCCTTGAGGAAATTCCTCTCATCAAAAAGGCTTATGAGGAGCAGCGTGTCAAGGACATGGAACTGTGGGAGCtccaggaagaggagagggtaaGAGTAAATCATTGCTTGAAAATTGCCATTCTTAAATCAAGTTGATACACTCTGACGAGTATCAagaatttaagaaaaaaaatccttattttTGTTTATAGATCAGCAACATGAAAGTTGAACGGGAGAAGGCTCTGGAGCACAAGCAGCGCATGTCCAGGATGATGGAGGACAAAGAGAACTTTGTGTCTAAAATAACAGCAGCCCGTAGCTTCATTTATGAGGTAAGACTAGGAGAGCAATTCCATTAAGTCCCACCACCAACACTGCAGTGAGTATTGATATGATTGTAGCAGTGGTTTCAATTTCATTGTTCTGTCTTTGAAGGAAAAACTAAAAGCGTTCCAGGAGCGcttggtggaggagaggaagaagcgtctggaggagaggaagaagcaaCGCAAAGAGGACAGGCGTAATACATTCTATCgccagaaagaggaagaggcacAGCGTATCCATGAGGAGCAGCTCAAGAAAGGTAATTTATGTCAAAGACACCGTATAATTCACTAAGAAATGCCGCAGGAACCTGTTAAGTCTACTTTTTAGCCAGAGCACTTTCTAAAGTTGAAAAAgttcaacatttcaaaagttcaaaCATTTTAGAGGAGCGCTAATGATGCAACAAAGAGGCAGAGTTTAATGCTACATAGGCAGCTGACAGTTTCTAACAAGAGCAAACCAGaatgaaaatgtagaaaatagtGGTAGAAATGTTGGTAGTAGTTGTTCCTCTGATAATAAAGATCAACACAGCCCATTGGCTGTGTTGTGGGAGTTTGTGATACGTATCTGACATATGGGCATAAGTTCTGTTTGCTGATGATGGCAGCTACTCCAGTTAGtcacaatgaaaacaaagtgcACATCCCGCTTTTTATTAGCACAAAATGCAGCTCATGCAGCCCTTTTTGTACAAAAAAGTGGAGTAGTTTGAACACGCTTCAAGTTGTTTTTTCCGGTTTTGTTACAGAGCGTGAGGACCGTGAGCGCGTGGAGCAAGAGCAgcgcgaggaggaggagagggagtaccaggagcgcCTGCGCaagctggaggagcaggagcggAAGCAGCGTGCCCGCCAGCAGGAGATTGAGGAGCGCGAACGCCGTCGTGAGGAGGAGCGAAGGGCCCCAGAAGAGAAACCAGCCAAGGTATAACTCCGCTAATTTCCTGTCAACCGTTGCTTAGATCATGCAGCTATTCACTCTTGCATTCAATTGATGGCTTGTACAGGTATGACGATACCGAACGATAACGACTGAAACATAACCTGAGTGATGGACCACAGGACAACACAATGAAATTGCATATTTATATGGACCAAATTACTTTTGTGGACAGCAAAATTTGGCCTTCAGGCTTTACTTTCAGTGATCCTGACAAAATGGCACAATGGCTCTCGATTGATCAATATATTCTTTCCTTATACAGGAGTGGGCTGAGAAggaggagggtggtggtggcagtggtagcggcggcggcggcggtagtggaggatggaggaagcGCACAGAGGGTGGTGGTGATTCAGAGTGGCGTCGTCCTGTGCCTGATAGGTATGTGGGTGTTGGCACCTCATAATTCACTTctgcatttttgttgttgacatcCTTAAAGTATGAGGAGGTGCTCTAACGATGCCTGTGTTGTCCCTTAAGGGACTGGAGACAAGAGGGCcgtgaagaggacagagaggacaaaGACGCGTCCTTCAGACGAGCAGACGGTCCCCGCAGGGGTGCAGATGACCGAGGACCCCGCCGGGGCTTCGATGAGGACCGCGGTCCCCGTCGCGGCGGCGATGAAGACCGTCCTCTGCGCAGAGGGCTGGACGATGAGCGCGGCCCACGCAGGGGCTTCGACGACGACCGCGGTCCCAGAAGGGGCGGAGACGAGGACCGCGGCCCGAGGCGCGGCTTTGACGATGACCGCGGGCCCAGACGCGGTTTCGATGACGACAGGGGTCCGCGCAGAGGCATGGACGACTCCAGGGGTCCGAGGCGTGGGGCTGACGACGACTGGGGCgccagaagaggaggagatgacagGAGAGGCATGGATGATGGACCGCGTCATGGAGGTGATGACGCCAAGCCTTGGAAACCCCTTGGCAGACCTGGTACGCATGTATCCAGTCAGTCTCCAACTCGCATAGGTTATAGCTCAAACAAAATTTTACAGCAGAATGTTTTGCTCAGCAGAAATGTATTGTGTCATGCAGGGTGACAGGCAAATGCTTCCGTTTACAGGTGGTTGGCGTGAGCGGGAGAAGGCCCGAGAGGACAGCTGGGCGCCTCCCCGCGGCGGTGACCGAGATGACGGAGATGAGGACGAAGAAGATGAAAGATCCAGCGACCGTTTCAGAGAGCGTCGCCCACCAAGGTGAGCTCCAACAGGCCTGTGCCAGGAATGTAATTTTTCTGAATTACTATTCTTGTAATAGTAATAGTTGATTCAGTTGGGCTAATGGGACGGGACCCTGTGTTCACAGAGAGGAGGGTGGTGGTgcctggaggaggggaggcacAGAAGAAAGTAGCGCCTGGAGAGATTCTCGCCGCGAGGACGGCGAGCGCGACGATCGCCGTGGAGGTGCTGATCACCTTGGTGAGCGTCGTGATAGAGACCGCCGGGACGATCGTGAACAGAGACCCCCGCCCCCCAGAGACAATGATGAGGGTAAGCAGAGCCTGCTCCAAGCCTAGCATAACATTTGCATTATATATTAGGGGCTTACGGTAAGATGGATATGAATTACAGCTTTTCCTTCAGGACGTTCCACATCATTTAGATAGAAAGTTCTAACATCATATAATGTTGCTTTTGGCTGAACATACTTTGAGCAGTAATGCTCAACATTCAAACTTCAGATTAGCATGCACTATCTTCATATGACGACAGTTCTGATATCCATGATAGTATTATCAATATATTGTAGCAGTCATTTTAGGCAGGCTTCCATTTCTCTTGAGAGCTCCTTTTCTGACATGGGTGCAGAAAGTGGTGTATTGTTTACAGCCACTAGATGTCCCTGTTTACCTTTTAGATTAGTGCTACTGCATTTGCTGTACTAAAATACTGATTGAGTTGGACAAATACAAACTTAGGAACATGCAGTAGTTGTTTCAACTTGACGCAGAAAGATGTACCTTTAAAATCAATACTCTCCTACTTGGACTTCTCCCTAGTGAGCAGTTCTGTTTCCGCAGGAGGGTCTTGGCGTCGTGGCGGTGAGGAGAAGCGGGAGGAGCGGGAAAGGCCGAGGGAGCGTGAGCGCGAAGCCGAAGGGGACAAGAACTCCTGGCGTggtgacaaagaaaacatccGTCGCACCAAGAACGAGACGGATGACGACGGCTGGACCACCGTCCGCCGCTGAGTCGCAGCACCTGCTTCTGCCTCCAAACGGCTCAAGTAGTGACgaattggttttgaaaaacAATGTCCCAATATACCCCATCAACCAATTGGCCACAGTGGTGAATTAATGGCAAAAAGCTTCTGATGTTCATGTGCATTATTATTACCTTGAATTAAACAATTGTAGACAGTAGTATTCCAggagttttcttttttcttttatttctataTTGACATTAAGCAGGTCTTTTCTTGTAACTTGCAGCATTTGCGGTCAGGACCAGAGGCTCTCCCACCACCCAAACACAATCAACCATTGAACTTGTGTGCACTTACACCTAATGCAAACCATCAATGTGAACCTGACTGCCCCCAGTGGTTAGGAGTGTTATTGtcacaaatacaatacaatcaaTCTGGCTAAAATGAAAACCCCTGTATTTTCTCCACCTCTTGCAAGGCAAATGCATTGTATCACTGACTGCCTCTTCTACTGGTATACCTTCACATAGACTTCATACTATGGCATAGATCAGCAGTTGTGGTGATGGGGGAATGAATAGGAATTTGTCATCTGCTTCAGTGATCTCTGCCATTCATCTCCAAATGTTTAAGATGCTTAACCTCTTGAATAACTAGTGGAATTTCCATTTTGATGTGCATGCTTAGAGTATTAAATTGGTCTCACTGATATCCAGTGTGTGGTTCTATCTCGCCACATTCAACTGTATGAAAGCAGGTTGCATGTGTACAGATAAAGCCTTTATTAATAAAGCAGTTTGCTCACCAATTTCTTGTCTGTTTTGTATGAAATGCTGTAT
This genomic window contains:
- the eif3s10 gene encoding eukaryotic translation initiation factor 3 subunit A isoform X2, with the translated sequence MPAYFQRPENALKRANEFLEVGKKQPALDVLYDVIKSKKHRTWQKIHEPIMLKYLELCVDLRKSHLAKEGLYQYKNICQQVNIKSLEDVVRAYLKLAEEKTETAKEESQQMVLDIEDLDNIQTPESVLLSAVSGEDTQDRTDRLLLTPWVKFLWESYRQCLDLLRNNSKVERLYHDIAQQAFKFCLQYTRKAEFRKLCDNLRMHLGQIQRHHNQSTAINLNNPESQSMHLETRLVQLDSAISMELWQEAFKAVEDIHGLFALSKKPPKPQLMANYYNKVSTVFWKSGNALFHACTLHRLYHLSREMRKNLTQEEMQRMSTRVLLATLSIPITPERTDIARLLDMDGIIVEKHRRLATLLGLQSPPTRQSLINDMVRFNLLQYIVPEVKELYNWLEVDFHPLKLSGRVTKVLNWVRDQAEKESDLQQYVPHLQSNTILRLLQQVAQIYQSIEFSRLASLVPFVDAFQLERSIVDAARHCDLQVRIDHSSRTLSFGSDLNYSTKEDSPVGPFLQNMPSEQIRNQLTAMSSSLAKAIQVIKPASILQEREEQSQLAIAAYLKNARKDHQRILARRQTIEERKERLESLNIQREKEELEQREAEMQKVRKAEEERLRQEAKEREKERIMQEHEQIKKKTVRERLEQIKKTELGAKAFKDIDIEDLEELDPDFIMAKQVEQLEKEKKELQERLKNQEKKIDYFERAKRLEEIPLIKKAYEEQRVKDMELWELQEEERISNMKVEREKALEHKQRMSRMMEDKENFVSKITAARSFIYEEKLKAFQERLVEERKKRLEERKKQRKEDRRNTFYRQKEEEAQRIHEEQLKKEREDRERVEQEQREEEEREYQERLRKLEEQERKQRARQQEIEERERRREEERRAPEEKPAKEWAEKEEGGGGSGSGGGGGSGGWRKRTEGGGDSEWRRPVPDRDWRQEGREEDREDKDASFRRADGPRRGADDRGPRRGFDEDRGPRRGGDEDRPLRRGLDDERGPRRGFDDDRGPRRGGDEDRGPRRGFDDDRGPRRGFDDDRGPRRGMDDSRGPRRGADDDWGARRGGDDRRGMDDGPRHGGDDAKPWKPLGRPGGWREREKAREDSWAPPRGGDRDDGDEDEEDERSSDRFRERRPPREEGGGAWRRGGTEESSAWRDSRREDGERDDRRGGADHLGERRDRDRRDDREQRPPPPRDNDEGGSWRRGGEEKREERERPREREREAEGDKNSWRGDKENIRRTKNETDDDGWTTVRR
- the eif3s10 gene encoding eukaryotic translation initiation factor 3 subunit A isoform X3; this encodes MPAYFQRPENALKRANEFLEVGKKQPALDVLYDVIKSKKHRTWQKIHEPIMLKYLELCVDLRKSHLAKEGLYQYKNICQQVNIKSLEDVVRAYLKLAEEKTETAKEESQQMVLDIEDLDNIQTPESVLLSAVSGEDTQDRTDRLLLTPWVKFLWESYRQCLDLLRNNSKVERLYHDIAQQAFKFCLQYTRKAEFRKLCDNLRMHLGQIQRHHNQSTAINLNNPESQSMHLETRLVQLDSAISMELWQEAFKAVEDIHGLFALSKKPPKPQLMANYYNKVSTVFWKSGNALFHACTLHRLYHLSREMRKNLTQEEMQRMSTRVLLATLSIPITPERTDIARLLDMDGIIVEKHRRLATLLGLQSPPTRQSLINDMVRFNLLQYIVPEVKELYNWLEVDFHPLKLSGRVTKVLNWVRDQAEKESDLQQYVPHLQSNTILRLLQQVAQIYQSIEFSRLASLVPFVDAFQLERSIVDAARHCDLQVRIDHSSRTLSFGSDLNYSTKEDSPVGPFLQNMPSEQIRNQLTAMSSSLAKAIQVIKPASILQEREEQSQLAIAAYLKNARKDHQRILARRQTIEERKERLESLNIQREKEELEQREAEMQKVRKAEEERLRQEAKEREKERIMQEHEQIKKKTVRERLEQIKKTELGAKAFKDIDIEDLEELDPDFIMAKQVEQLEKEKKELQERLKNQEKKIDYFERAKRLEEIPLIKKAYEEQRVKDMELWELQEEERISNMKVEREKALEHKQRMSRMMEDKENFVSKITAARSFIYEEKLKAFQERLVEERKKRLEERKKQRKEDRRNTFYRQKEEEAQRIHEEQLKKEREDRERVEQEQREEEEREYQERLRKLEEQERKQRARQQEIEERERRREEERRAPEEKPAKEWAEKEEGGGGSGSGGGGGSGGWRKRTEGGGDSEWRRPVPDRDWRQEGREEDREDKDASFRRADGPRRGADDRGPRRGFDEDRGPRRGGDEDRPLRRGLDDERGPRRGFDDDRGPRRGGDEDRGPRRGFDDDRGPRRGFDDDRGPRRGMDDSRGPRRGADDDWGARRGGDDRRGMDDGPRHGGDDAKPWKPLGRPGGWREREKAREDSWAPPRGGDRDDGDEDEEDERSSDRFRERRPPREEGGGAWRRGGTEESSAWRDSRREDGERDDRRGGADHLGERRDRDRRDDREQRPPPPRDNDEGSWRRGGEEKREERERPREREREAEGDKNSWRGDKENIRRTKNETDDDGWTTVRR
- the eif3s10 gene encoding eukaryotic translation initiation factor 3 subunit A isoform X1 encodes the protein MPAYFQRPENALKRANEFLEVGKKQPALDVLYDVIKSKKHRTWQKIHEPIMLKYLELCVDLRKSHLAKEGLYQYKNICQQVNIKSLEDVVRAYLKLAEEKTETAKEESQQMVLDIEDLDNIQTPESVLLSAVSGEDTQDRTDRLLLTPWVKFLWESYRQCLDLLRNNSKVERLYHDIAQQAFKFCLQYTRKAEFRKLCDNLRMHLGQIQRHHNQSTAINLNNPESQSMHLETRLVQLDSAISMELWQEAFKAVEDIHGLFALSKKPPKPQLMANYYNKVSTVFWKSGNALFHACTLHRLYHLSREMRKNLTQEEMQRMSTRVLLATLSIPITPERTDIARLLDMDGIIVEKHRRLATLLGLQSPPTRQSLINDMVRFNLLQYIVPEVKELYNWLEVDFHPLKLSGRVTKVLNWVRDQAEKESDLQQYVPHLQSNTILRLLQQVAQIYQSIEFSRLASLVPFVDAFQLERSIVDAARHCDLQVRIDHSSRTLSFGSDLNYSTKEDSPVGPFLQNMPSEQIRNQLTAMSSSLAKAIQVIKPASILQEREEQSQLAIAAYLKNARKDHQRILARRQTIEERKERLESLNIQREKEELEQREAEMQKVRKAEEERLRQEAKEREKERIMQEHEQIKKKTVRERLEQIKKTELGAKAFKDIDIEDLEELDPDFIMAKQVEQLEKEKKELQERLKNQEKKIDYFERAKRLEEIPLIKKAYEEQRVKDMELWELQEEERISNMKVEREKALEHKQRMSRMMEDKENFVSKITAARSFIYEEKLKAFQERLVEERKKRLEERKKQRKEDRRNTFYRQKEEEAQRIHEEQLKKEREDRERVEQEQREEEEREYQERLRKLEEQERKQRARQQEIEERERRREEERRAPEEKPAKEWAEKEEGGGGSGSGGGGGSGGWRKRTEGGGDSEWRRPVPDRDWRQEGREEDREDKDASFRRADGPRRGADDRGPRRGFDEDRGPRRGGDEDRPLRRGLDDERGPRRGFDDDRGPRRGGDEDRGPRRGFDDDRGPRRGFDDDRGPRRGMDDSRGPRRGADDDWGARRGGDDRRGMDDGPRHGGDDAKPWKPLGRPGGWREREKAREDSWAPPRGGDRDDGDEDEEDERSSDRFRERRPPREEGGGAWRRGGTEESSAWRDSRREDGERDDRRGGADHLGERRDRDRRDDREQRPPPPRDNDEVSSSVSAGGSWRRGGEEKREERERPREREREAEGDKNSWRGDKENIRRTKNETDDDGWTTVRR